One genomic window of Dendrosporobacter quercicolus includes the following:
- a CDS encoding TPM domain-containing protein, which yields MKKWLAWLVLIGCFVFGAAAGAEPSIPSAPTSSIYIQDYAGVVSADSKKRINELGSQLAAKTKAQIVVVTVKTLGETPLEDYALAILRQWGIGDKTLNNGVLLLVAVEDRKSRIEVGYGLEGALPDARTGQIQDEYMLSYFRQGNYDQGIMNGYLAVAGVVAKEYNLELRTAAQPAAKTQATAEQSWWDALPWWMQLAVGAGVLLLFVVDWLFFGGSITWLLLSLLRSRGGGGGGGRGGYGGGSGGGGGSSRGW from the coding sequence ATGAAAAAATGGCTGGCCTGGCTGGTACTTATCGGGTGTTTCGTTTTTGGCGCGGCCGCGGGGGCTGAGCCGAGTATCCCTTCAGCGCCGACCAGCAGTATTTATATTCAGGATTATGCCGGGGTTGTATCGGCTGACAGTAAAAAGCGAATCAATGAGCTTGGCAGTCAGCTGGCGGCCAAAACCAAAGCGCAGATTGTCGTGGTGACGGTAAAGACGTTAGGTGAGACTCCGCTTGAGGACTATGCCCTGGCGATTTTGCGCCAATGGGGAATTGGCGATAAAACGCTGAATAACGGCGTGCTGCTGTTGGTGGCGGTAGAGGACCGTAAATCCCGGATTGAGGTTGGCTATGGACTGGAAGGGGCGCTGCCTGATGCCAGAACCGGTCAAATCCAGGATGAGTATATGTTGTCTTACTTCAGGCAGGGCAACTATGACCAGGGAATAATGAACGGCTATTTGGCTGTAGCCGGAGTCGTAGCCAAGGAATATAACCTGGAGCTGAGAACAGCCGCTCAGCCGGCGGCCAAAACCCAGGCGACGGCTGAGCAGTCCTGGTGGGATGCCTTGCCCTGGTGGATGCAGCTGGCGGTTGGCGCCGGCGTGTTGCTGTTGTTTGTCGTTGACTGGCTGTTTTTCGGCGGCAGCATTACCTGGCTGCTGCTGTCCTTGCTTCGCTCCCGCGGCGGCGGAGGCGGCGGCGGCCGGGGCGGATATGGCGGTGGTTCCGGCGGCGGCGGCGGCTCCAGCCGCGGCTGGTAA
- a CDS encoding phage holin family protein encodes MSGFLLRIMINGIMLFLVIVKFPGIFVDTLGSTLVGVTIIGFANAAIRPLLAIAELPFTWQTLGSFTLFTNVLTPMMVVKTLPGYQIHSIIATLGGLLLITVCSCTLSKVIKDR; translated from the coding sequence GTGAGTGGTTTTTTATTGCGCATTATGATTAATGGCATAATGCTGTTCCTGGTGATTGTCAAATTTCCCGGAATTTTTGTGGATACCTTGGGCAGTACCTTGGTGGGCGTGACAATTATCGGTTTTGCCAATGCTGCGATCAGGCCACTGCTGGCAATCGCTGAACTGCCGTTTACCTGGCAGACGCTCGGCAGTTTTACGCTGTTTACCAATGTGCTGACGCCGATGATGGTAGTAAAAACGCTGCCTGGTTATCAAATCCATAGTATCATTGCAACGTTAGGCGGTTTATTGCTGATCACTGTCTGCAGCTGTACCCTGTCAAAGGTAATTAAGGATCGCTAA
- a CDS encoding alpha-hydroxy-acid oxidizing protein, with the protein MDLQTVRKTAREKLGGVCRVCPVCDGVICAGEVPGMGGVGTGTAFRNNIQALAGFKLNLRTVHHVSQPKLACTILGIKLSAPVIGAAIGGIALNLNAAMNEREYTGAIVSGCSRAGIIGMTGDGPKPEFFAAGLEAVRAGGGQGIPVIKPRETGLIVEMANQAAAAGAPAFGIDIDAAALMNMTNAGQPVGPKTPADLEYIKKHTRIPFIVKGIMTVDEAEACCTAGADAIVVSNHGGRALDHTPGTAEVLPYIAEAVGERLTVLADGGVRSGADVLKMLALGARAVLVGRPFALGAIGAGDQGVTLIANKLIAELQAAMILTGTADINTVSEETIW; encoded by the coding sequence ATGGATTTACAAACAGTTCGTAAGACCGCCCGGGAAAAACTGGGGGGCGTATGCCGTGTGTGTCCTGTGTGCGATGGCGTGATTTGCGCCGGGGAAGTGCCTGGTATGGGCGGCGTGGGAACAGGGACGGCATTCAGGAATAATATTCAGGCTTTGGCCGGGTTTAAGCTTAATTTGCGGACTGTCCATCATGTATCGCAGCCTAAACTGGCTTGTACCATCCTCGGAATAAAGCTTTCCGCGCCGGTGATTGGGGCGGCCATCGGCGGAATAGCGCTCAACCTGAATGCAGCTATGAACGAGCGGGAATACACCGGAGCAATTGTGTCGGGCTGTAGCCGGGCCGGCATCATTGGCATGACCGGCGATGGTCCTAAACCGGAGTTTTTCGCCGCCGGGCTGGAGGCCGTTCGCGCCGGCGGGGGACAGGGAATTCCAGTCATTAAGCCGCGGGAGACGGGGCTGATTGTTGAAATGGCCAATCAGGCCGCCGCTGCCGGCGCTCCGGCTTTCGGCATCGATATTGACGCCGCCGCCCTGATGAATATGACCAATGCCGGTCAGCCTGTGGGACCTAAGACGCCGGCTGACCTGGAATATATAAAAAAACATACCCGAATACCGTTTATCGTCAAAGGAATTATGACTGTTGATGAAGCCGAAGCCTGTTGTACGGCCGGTGCTGATGCCATTGTCGTTTCCAATCATGGCGGGCGGGCGCTGGATCATACGCCCGGGACGGCGGAGGTATTGCCGTATATTGCCGAAGCAGTCGGCGAGCGGTTAACAGTGCTGGCCGATGGCGGCGTTCGCAGCGGCGCGGATGTTTTAAAAATGCTGGCCTTAGGGGCACGGGCAGTACTGGTTGGCCGGCCCTTCGCTCTTGGGGCAATTGGCGCCGGTGATCAAGGAGTGACATTAATTGCCAATAAGCTCATTGCTGAGCTGCAGGCGGCAATGATCCTTACGGGGACCGCTGACATTAATACTGTTTCGGAGGAAACCATATGGTAG
- a CDS encoding methylated-DNA--[protein]-cysteine S-methyltransferase, which yields MVALTELCKSFFLTDWGHVAAVWSDQGLWELSFPQPAIELAVAGLSTAAVRQLPDLTDHCPEDALQDELRIYFRGYSVPFTVPVDWRGYSPFQAAVLKHTARIAYGRMQSYGEVALAIGKPKAARAVGGALHINRTPIVVPCHRVVGKNGALTGFGGGLELKKALLLLENEQYVCQ from the coding sequence ATGGTAGCGCTGACGGAATTATGCAAATCATTTTTTCTTACGGATTGGGGGCATGTTGCGGCTGTCTGGTCAGACCAGGGACTCTGGGAGCTTAGTTTTCCCCAACCGGCGATTGAGCTTGCCGTCGCCGGTCTTAGTACGGCGGCTGTCAGGCAACTGCCGGATTTGACGGATCACTGTCCGGAGGACGCTTTGCAGGACGAGCTGCGGATCTATTTCCGCGGGTATAGCGTTCCTTTTACCGTCCCGGTGGATTGGCGCGGCTACAGCCCGTTTCAGGCTGCTGTACTCAAACATACGGCCCGGATCGCCTACGGCCGGATGCAGTCTTATGGCGAAGTGGCCCTGGCTATCGGCAAACCCAAAGCTGCCCGGGCAGTTGGCGGCGCTTTGCATATCAACCGCACGCCAATTGTGGTGCCCTGCCACCGGGTGGTAGGCAAAAACGGCGCGTTAACCGGATTTGGCGGCGGCCTGGAACTGAAAAAAGCGCTGCTGCTGTTAGAAAACGAACAATATGTTTGTCAGTAA
- a CDS encoding LemA family protein gives MGISGYNNLITLNESINGKWAQVENQLQRRADLIPNLVSTVKGYAAHEQAAIQAVADARAKLAGAQGPAAKGEANSELNGALSRLLVVAENYPNLKADQNFRALQDELAGSENRLAVARRDYNDAVQMYNTKIRSFPSSLYAGMLGFGAKEYFKVEEAAKQTPQVQF, from the coding sequence ATGGGGATCAGTGGTTATAATAATTTGATCACGCTCAATGAAAGTATTAACGGTAAATGGGCCCAGGTCGAAAATCAGCTGCAGCGGCGGGCCGATTTAATACCAAATCTTGTGTCCACGGTTAAAGGCTATGCCGCTCACGAACAGGCAGCCATTCAGGCGGTGGCCGACGCCAGGGCAAAATTGGCCGGCGCCCAGGGACCGGCAGCCAAAGGGGAAGCTAATTCCGAACTAAATGGCGCATTAAGCCGTCTGCTGGTTGTGGCTGAAAACTACCCTAATTTAAAGGCTGATCAAAATTTCCGGGCCTTGCAGGATGAACTGGCCGGTTCGGAAAACCGTCTGGCGGTAGCCCGCAGGGATTATAATGACGCCGTCCAGATGTACAATACTAAAATTCGTTCTTTCCCGTCCAGCCTTTACGCCGGTATGCTGGGGTTTGGCGCTAAGGAATACTTCAAAGTAGAAGAAGCTGCGAAACAAACGCCTCAGGTTCAGTTTTAA
- a CDS encoding DUF3231 family protein produces MSIVDKVNSETRLVFNQFFDKEPLNYLEAAGLYGVIAQGRYNIAALEVMYNHAQDSNLKELIKEAIDRHTKTIIGQSEHLLQDSGGHLPSLSFKQRTLHKTDLNIPDDGRLSDGEIAITIGNMAKAAQVALLTALHQSYQLEVALMYRKMLDAGLDWDYRLLQLMLNRNWLPHLHKIEH; encoded by the coding sequence ATGTCTATCGTTGATAAAGTAAATTCCGAAACCCGTCTGGTTTTTAATCAATTCTTTGATAAAGAACCGCTTAACTATCTTGAAGCCGCCGGTCTTTACGGGGTTATTGCCCAGGGTCGCTATAATATAGCAGCTTTGGAGGTTATGTACAACCATGCCCAGGACAGCAATCTAAAAGAACTTATCAAAGAAGCGATTGACCGCCATACCAAAACCATTATCGGCCAATCGGAACACCTGCTGCAAGACAGTGGGGGACACTTGCCGTCACTGTCGTTTAAGCAACGGACGCTGCACAAAACTGATCTTAATATTCCCGATGACGGACGTTTAAGCGATGGCGAAATTGCCATTACCATCGGCAATATGGCCAAAGCCGCGCAGGTCGCTTTGCTTACCGCCTTACACCAATCCTATCAGCTTGAAGTTGCGTTAATGTACCGAAAAATGCTGGACGCCGGGCTGGACTGGGACTATCGGCTGCTGCAACTCATGCTTAACCGCAATTGGCTGCCCCACTTGCATAAAATTGAACACTAA
- the rd gene encoding rubredoxin produces the protein MEKWTCVVCGYVYDEEAGDPDSGIAPGTKFEDIPEDWVCPVCGVGKDQFEKTE, from the coding sequence ATGGAAAAGTGGACTTGTGTTGTTTGCGGCTATGTTTATGATGAAGAAGCCGGTGATCCGGATAGCGGCATTGCCCCTGGTACTAAGTTTGAAGATATTCCCGAAGACTGGGTCTGTCCTGTCTGTGGCGTAGGAAAAGATCAGTTTGAAAAAACTGAGTAA
- the mdh gene encoding malate dehydrogenase translates to MKVTVVGAGNVGATCANVLAQKEIASEVVLLDIKEGVAEGKAMDMMQTSHMLGFDSTVIGSTNDYSKTAGSAVVVITSGLPRKPGMSREDLIGTNAGIVKSVVDNILKYSPDTIFVIISNPMDTMTYLALKASGVAKNRIIGMGGMLDSNRFKYYLSQALGVTPTDVQGLVIGGHGDTTMIPLTRFATYNGIPVSELLSAETLQKVVADTMVGGATLTKLLGTSAWYAPGAAGATVVEAIVRDEKKVITSCVYLEGEYGQKDICIGVPVVIGKDGVEKIIDFKLNAEEQALFNKSADAVRGMNNILSDMKLV, encoded by the coding sequence ATGAAAGTTACTGTTGTTGGTGCTGGTAATGTAGGCGCAACTTGTGCTAATGTGCTTGCACAAAAGGAAATTGCAAGCGAAGTGGTACTGCTGGATATCAAAGAAGGTGTCGCCGAAGGCAAGGCAATGGATATGATGCAGACATCTCATATGCTGGGCTTTGACAGCACAGTGATTGGCAGCACAAATGATTACAGCAAAACTGCCGGTTCAGCAGTCGTTGTCATTACTTCAGGCCTTCCCCGCAAGCCTGGTATGAGCCGTGAAGATCTGATCGGCACAAATGCCGGCATTGTGAAAAGTGTTGTTGACAACATATTGAAATATTCACCAGACACGATTTTTGTCATTATCTCCAACCCGATGGATACGATGACCTATCTTGCCCTGAAAGCAAGCGGCGTAGCGAAAAACCGGATTATCGGCATGGGCGGAATGCTGGACAGCAATCGTTTCAAATATTATCTGAGTCAGGCGCTGGGCGTTACTCCGACAGATGTTCAAGGCCTGGTGATTGGCGGTCATGGCGATACCACAATGATTCCTCTGACCCGGTTTGCTACCTATAACGGCATTCCTGTGTCCGAATTGTTGTCAGCTGAAACTCTGCAAAAAGTGGTTGCCGATACGATGGTGGGCGGCGCTACATTAACTAAACTGCTGGGTACCTCGGCTTGGTATGCTCCCGGCGCGGCCGGTGCGACGGTTGTCGAAGCCATTGTACGGGACGAGAAGAAAGTAATTACTTCCTGCGTATACCTTGAAGGCGAGTACGGTCAGAAAGATATTTGCATCGGCGTACCGGTCGTCATTGGTAAAGATGGCGTGGAAAAAATCATCGATTTTAAACTTAATGCTGAAGAACAGGCTTTGTTTAACAAAAGTGCTGATGCTGTGCGCGGTATGAACAACATATTGTCTGATATGAAACTGGTTTAA